In the genome of Abyssalbus ytuae, the window CTTTTACCTGGGGGAAGAACGCTGAAAAAGCAGTGTATAACAGTAAAGTACTGGAAGCAGTAGCCCAAATGGCCTATTTAACTTTACAAATCAATCCGGAAGCACCAAGATTAAAAGACTCATTAATAAAAAAACACTACGACCGTAAGCATGGTAAAAATGCTTACTATGGTCAATAACCAACTTATTTAAATAGAACAAAATGATAGATATTTCTGAAAAAGAAGTATGGTTTATAACCGGAAGCCAACATTTATACGGCGAAGAAACGTTGAAAAAAGTAAGCGAAAATTCTAAAATAATAGCCTCAGGATTAAACAAATCCGAATCCGTTCCGGTAAAAACAGTACATAAAAAAATAGTAACCACACCTGCCGAGATTACCTCAGTGTGCCACGAAATAAACAATCACAAAAACTGCATCGGGGTTATACTTTGGATGCATACATTCTCTCCGGCAAAAATGTGGATAAACGGTTTAAATATTCTCAAAAAACCTGTATGTCATTTACATACCCAGTTTAATGCCGAAATTCCCTGGACAGATATTGATATGGATTTTATGAACCTTAATCAATCTGCACATGGAGACAGGGAGTTCGGTTTTATGATGTCCAGAATGAGAAAAAAAAGAAAGATTATCGTAGGGCATTGGCAGGATAAAAAAGTTCAGGAAAAAATAGGAATATGGATACGTGTAGCACTCGGATGGGATGAATTACAAAATCTGAAAGTTGCCAGAATAGGCGATAACATGAGAGAAGTAGCCGTTACCGAAGGAGATAAAGTAGAAGCCCAGATGAGGTTTGGCTTTGCCGTAAACGGCTATGACACTTCCGATGTAGTGAAACACATACAAAATGTAAGTGATGAAGACCTTAAAAATCTTATCCAGGCTTATGAAGAAAGTTACACGTTAACCCCGTTTTTACAAAAAGGAGGAGAAAAGAGAGCCTCCCTGGAAGAAGCGGCAAAAATAGAATTGGGCTTAAGAAGCTTTTTAGATGAAGGCGGCTTCAAGGCTTTTACCGATACTTTTGAAAACCTGGGAGCCCTTAAACAATTGCCCGGAATAGCAGTGCAACGCCTTATGGCCGACGGCTACGGGTTTGGAGCAGAAGGCGACTGGAAAACTGCAGCATTGCTAAGAGCATCAAAAGTAATGGCCTACGGTTTGGATAAGGGTACTTCTTTTATGGAAGATTATACCTATCATTTTTCACCTGACAAGTCTTATGTATTAGGAGCTCATATGTTAGAAATATGTTCCTCAATAGCCGATGGAAAACCTTCCTGCGAAATACATCCGCTGGGTATAGGAGGCAAAGAAGATCCGGTCAGATTGGTATTTACCGGCTCTGAAGGGCCTGCTGTTAATGCTTCCCTTGTTGATATGGGAAACCGCTTCCGGTTAATCGTCAATGAAGTACAAGCCGTAAAACCTGAAAATAATTTGCCTAAATTACCAGTAGCCAGGGTGCTGTGGGATACAAAACCAAATTTAGATATAGCAGCTACCGCATGGATTCTGGCAGGAGGAGCTCACCATACGGTATACAGCCAGGCAGTTACAACAGAATATTTTGAAGATTTTGCCGATATGGCAGGAATAGAATTATTAGTAATTGATGAAAATACAAGAATAAGAGACTTTAAAGATCAACTTAATGCTAATGAAGCATACTACCATTTGTTTCAACACAATATGTAATAAAAACTAACCAACATGAAAAAAATAATTAAACTTTCTTATTTGTTACTAGCTCTCTCGGGGACACTGATCCTGGTTCAGTGTAAAACGGAAAGCAAACAAAAAGATACGGTAACCGCAGAAGCTGAAGAAGCTGTACAAAACAAAGTGACGATTACTAAAAGTAAATACGGTACAACACCCGATAGTACCTCAGTATTTAAATATACGCTTAAGAATGAGGAAGGAATGGAGCTGGATGTTATTACCTACGGAGGCATTATCACTTCATGGAAAGCCCCTGATAAAAACGGGGTTTATAAAGATGTGGTTTTAGGATACGATTCCCTTTCACAATACATAAAGAGCAATCCTTATTTTGGGGCGGTTATAGGCCGGTATGGCAACCGGATAGCCAAGGGGAAACTTAAAATCGGAGAAAATGAATATACCCTGGCAACCAATAATGGCCTTAATCATTTACACGGTGGTATAAAAGGGTTTGATAAAGTGGTGTGGGATGCAAAAGAAATAATATCAGACAGTGCCGCTTCTTTACAACTCAGCTATTTAAGTAAGGATATGGAAGAAGGATATCCCGGTAATTTAAAAACTGCCGTAACCTACACACTTAATAATAACAATGAGCTGGAAGTGCTTTATGAAGCAGAAACCGATAAAGCAACCATTGTAAATCTTACCCAGCATACTTATTTTAACCTGTCGGCTGATTTTTCAAAACCGATACTCGATCATGAAATAATGATCAATGCCGATAAATTTTTACCGGTAGATGAAACCCTTATTCCTACCGGTGAGCTTTTAACTGTTGAAGGAACTCCTTTTGATTTCAGGACTTTAAAAAGCATAGGTAAGGAAATTGAAGTTGATAACGATCAGATTAAAAAAGGATTAGGATATGATCATTGTTGGGTTTTAAACGATCAGGACAAAGGGTTCAGGCTGGCAGCCACAGTATATCATCCTGAAACCGGAAGATTACTGGAAATTTTCACTACCGAACCGGGAATCCAATTCTATTCAGGTAATTTTTTGGATGGAACACTGCCAGCTAAAAATGGAGGGACGTATGCCAAAAGAACAGGCTTTTGCTTAGAAACACAGCATTATCCCGATTCTCCGAATCAAACTGCGTTCCCTTCAGTAATCTTAAATCCCGGAGAAAAATATTCAACAAAAACCACGTTTAAATTTTCTGCTAAATAAATGAAGACATTAGATACTTTAGACTGGATATTTATTGGAATATATTTTCTGGTACTGGTTGGCATAGCCATATGGATTATTAGAAAGAAACAAAAAAACACCGAAGATTATTTTCTGGCGGGCAGAAATGTAGGATGGTTTGTGGTGGGGGCCTCCATATTTGCTTCCAACATAGGATCAGAACATGTGGTAGGTTTGGCAGGAGCCGGCGCAGGAAATAAACTCCCTATGCTTATTTATGAAATACAGGCCTGGGTAGTACTTATTTTAGGCTGGGTATTTCTTCCTTTTTATGCCAGGAGCGGGGTGTTTACCATGCCAGAATTCCTGGAAAAGCGTTTTGATGCAAGAGCAAGATGGATACTTTCCGTTTTTTCAATTATAGCCTACGTTCTTACCAAAATATCCGTAACTATTTATGCCGGTGGAGTGGTGGTTTCAGCATTGCTGGGTATTGATTTCTGGACCGGGGCTTTATCTACCGTGGTGCTTACAGGCCTTTACACGGTGGTAGGAGGCATGAGGGCTGTTGTGTATACCGAAACACTCCAGGCTATTGTATTGGTTGTAGGAGCTGCAGCATTAACCATTATAGGTATAAACCATGTAGGAGGATGGGAAAGTATGAAAGAGACTGTAACGCCTGAGTACCTGAATATGTGGAGATCAGCATCCGATCCTGATTTTCCCTGGCCAACACTCTTCATTACCAGCACCATTGTGGGAGTATGGTATTGGTGTACCGATCAATACATTGTACAGCGTACTCTAACAGCAAAAAATATAAAAGAAGGAAGGCGGGGAACTATTTTTGGGGCATTGCTTAAATTATTACCTGTGTTTTTATTCCTTATCCCGGGGGTTATTGCCCTTACTTTGAAAATGAGGGGAGAACTGGAGTGGGAAACACCGGATCAGGCTTTTCCGGTACTTATGAGTAATTTATTGCCCTCCGGGTTAAGAGGGTTGGTGGCAGCAGGATTATTAGCGGCGTTAATGAGTTCGTTAGCCTCGGTTTTTAATTCGTGTTCCACACTGTTTACCGTAGACATCTATAAAAAATTACGGCCCCAAACCCCCGAAAGAAAACTGGTTAAAACAGGGCAGATAGCCACTGTAATTGTAGTTATTATAGGAATTATATGGATTCCTATTATGGCAAATATCTCAGGGGTATTATATGAATATCTGCAAAAAGTACAATCGTATATTGCCCCTCCAATAACGGCAGTTTTTCTTTTAGGTATATTTCATAAAAGAATTAATGCCCAGGGAGCCTACGTTACTTTAATTGCCGGCTTTGTTATTGGAGCTATACGAATAGTTTTAGAACTTGTTAAGGGTTCTTTAAATCCTGACGGAATGCTTTATAAACTGGGAGACATGAATTTCCTCACCTTTGGCGCATGGTTTTTTCTTTTATGTATTATTCTGATAATTACAGTTAGTTTATTAACAACAAAACCGAGTGAAGAAAAAATTGCCAATCTTACTTTTAATACCATATCTCCTGAAGAAAAAGCTAAAAATAAAAACAGTTACAACTGGATAGATATTGCAATATCAATTATCGTGGTTGCTATAGTAATTGGGGTAATGATATTTTTTAACGGAAAATAATTTTTCTGAATAATTGAAATTAGTTATTGGTAAAAAGGGAATGAGCTTAAACCTCATTCTCTTTTTTTATTTTACGCTATAGAGATTTAATCCGGGTTTGAAACGGCAGTTTTTTTTAATTCTCACGTATTTTAACCTTACGGAAAATTCCCGAAGGCCATTTTATTATTTAAATGGCTTTCTAAAAACTTTAGAGGCTCATTTTTTTGTTTAAATGACCATCAAAGAAACCTTGAGACCTGCTTGTGTTCCTTGTTCCCGGTTATGCACGAATTTTACAAGAAAAATTGCATAATATGTTAGAAATAATTAATATTGTGTTAGAAATAAATAACATAGTTATGAGAGCAAAATATTTTGCAATGACAAAGTTTTTCGTGGCGGCCATTATCTTGGGTTTGATGGGTTTTTGGATATTTAAAACAACAAAACCATTTAATGGATTCGCCTACGTAATCATTGGAGCGATGCTACTTGTCGTCGGATTTATTATATATTCTGGTATTAAAGCCCTCAAGGATTCAAAATCAGGGCTGAACCCAATCGATGAATTGTCGAAAAAGATAAGTGAAAAAGCTGCAGCTGCATCCTTCCGTATTTCAATTTTTATGTGGCTTGCCGGCATGTTTTTAATGGATATAGTTCCGGTAGATTCGGTAAACAAGGCCAAATTAGTCATTGCAATTGGCATGGTGGGCATGACCCTGATTTTTCTTTTTATTCGTTTGTATTTTTCTCGAGTAGGTATAGATGATAACAAGGATTAAGGAACTCCGAGCGAGAGAGAATTTAACTCAGATTGATCTTGCCCAGAAAGTTGGGGTGCGCAGGGAAACTATTGTTTTTCTTGAAAAGGGAAAATATAATCCCTCCCTTAAATTGGCATATGATATCTCGAAGGTATTCAAAATGAGAATTGAAGAGGTTTTTATTATGGAATGATCCGAATAGAAAACCGTGGTCTTTATTCAATATGGGAAAACAGTTTATATAACTCTTTGTTTTCTTAAAATTAGTGGCTTGTGCAACTGGTACCGGTGTTACCTAACGTTTTATTCCGGTTGATTTTTTAAATTACTTAATGTGCCAATTTTTATTTTTCCATTTTTTATTAGCTTATCTATAGTTGATTGACCGTAATTCTGATTAAGTAATTCCAAAATCATTTTTTTCTCAGAATCCTCTTTAATTATGATATGGCTTATCTGGTCAATCGAAAATCTTAATCTATATTTTTCTTCACTAAAATGAGGTTTGCATTTGGATTTCCAATTTACAAAATCTACATCACTTACGCCGTTTATATTTGTTTCCATAATATAGCCCAAATCCTTATAGCCATATCTCCATTCGCGTTCATTATAGGCAATTTTTGTTTCACCGACTGTATTTTTAACCTTATATGGTTTTGAGAGTAGTAATTGGTGATAAGCATTTTCATATATTTGTACTACAAATTGATTAAGAGCATCAATTAACTTAGGTTCAGTTCTTTTACTTATTGAATCAAGTAAGTTTTTAACTTCAGGAATAGGACTTGGTTTGATTTTTATCCATTCAAGTATTGATTTTTCTTCATTAACTTTATCGAGCATATTTTCTTTGATTAACTTTATAAGCTGGGGAATTATTGATAAATCATGTAAATTTTTTAATGTCCTTTCAACTATACTATTTTCATAAACATAGCAAACCGGATTAATATTAATTTTGGTAGCATAATCTCGTCGAATACCAATTCCATAACTTCCATAATCAACAACTTCATTTTTTCCTACGTCTCTTAATAAGACGTTCATAAAAGAAACCATTGGTATCAAAATATTTCTGTCTCCAAATTTTTCAGAAGCATATGATGGTTTAAATCCATCCAGGAGAATTGAAGAAATTACACAAATTTTGTCTGTAAAATGATATAAATACTCTATTTGTTTCAAAAGTTCATTTTAATGTTTGCCAACTTGTTTATATACTTATGTTCTTTCTTTTAATATACCTAAATAGTGGGGAGATACTTAAGTATATATTTTTAAGAATAAGAATTAGGGTAGGGAAGTAGCCAATATAGGTTATTTCCTACTTAAAAGCAAAATAAGATTTTCACACTTTTATGTTTTACTACTACGCAAGGTAAGAGGTTTTGTTAATTAGCCCAACCGGCCAATATGATATGTTAAATTTGTCGGGATAAAACCGACAGCATGCTTTATACCTGGTAAATTGGCCAACCTATGTCAGAACTTACACAGTTAGCAGTATTCAGTGTTCAGAAAGGACGGATGATGGGTGTCCGATCATGGAGGTTATGTTTATTCGTTTATAGTTAATTGGAATTTGGTGCTTGATGATTTGTAATTTTAAAAGGGATGGATGACCAATGACGAATGCAATATTTAATTCTGAATTCAGAATGCCGAAGCTTCATGCTTTTCACTTCGCCCTTCTATTTCGTAAATAATAACTCTGCTTATTATGCTAATTTATTGCCCTTTTATAAGGAAATGTTGAAAAGAATCGTCAAAATTTTGTTGGCAGATTAGAGGTGTAAAGTTAAAAATAACGAATTTTTTACTGATAAATATCATCTTTAAAAAAGGTATCAATACAATCTAAATAACGAATTTTGCATATTATTTTGATACTACTTCTCAAAAAAATAATAACATCATGGAACTTTTTCACACAAGCTATTTTGCTTTGTTTCTTATCATTTTAATTGGTTTTATAATAGGAAGGATTAAAATTAAAGGCATTTCATTAGATGTATCTGCCGTTATTTTTGTCGCTCTTGTGTTTGGTCATTTCGGAATTATTATTCCAAAAGATTTTCAATACCTGGGATTGGTACTCTTCATTTTTACCATTGGTATTCAGTCCGGTCCGGGATTTTTTGAATCGTTTAAAAAAAACGGCAGGGAATTAACCGTATTGGCAAATATTCTTATCCTGAGTTCGGGGGTAATAACATTTTTAATTTATTATTTTTTCCATATAGATAAAAATTTATCTGTTGGTTTACTTACCGGTTCATTGACGAGCACCCCGGGTTTAGCGGCGGCAATAGATACCACCGGGTCGCCTTTGGCTTCAATAGGGTACGGTATAGGGTATCCTTTCGGGGTAATAGGGGTTATATTGTATGTGACTCTTTTACCACGTTTTCTTAAAATAAAAATCAAAGCAGAAGAAAAAAAATATAAAGAAGAGATCCTTACCAACTATCCGGAAATTTCAAGAAAAAATTTTATTGTGGATAATGAAAACGTAATTAATAAGTCTTTACAGGAACTTAATATACGTTTTATGACAAAAGCAGTTATTTCCAGGATTATGCATAACGGAATAGTAGTAACTCCCGACCCTAAAACAGTATTGCAAAAAGGTGATATTATCAGGGCGGTAGGTACCGAAGAAGCCCTGGAACGGGTAAAATTGCTTATAGGCCATGAAACCGATAAAGAAATACAACTCAGTGATAAGTACGATATACGCTCGGTGTTGGTTACAAACAAAGATGTAGTTAAAAAAACATTAGGTGAACTCGATATAATTAATGCATATAACGCCACTATTACACGGGTAAGGCGTACCGGTATTAATATATCTCCCAGCCCGTCGTTTAAATTACAATTCGGAGATAAGCTTATTATTGTGTCCAGAAAAGAGAATATGGATGAAGTGAGCCGTGTTTTTGGAGATGATAACAGTAAGCTTTCCAGTACCGACTTTTTTCCTATTGCCCTGGGGGTTATTTTGGGAATTTTAGTGGGTAAACTGAGCATCAATATAGGCTCATTTACCTTTGGCCTTGGTTTAACAGGTGGTATACTGCTGGTAGCACTTACTTTAGGCAGAACTGGCAAAACCGGACCGGTTATGTGGACAATGACGGGAGCTGCTAATCAATTGTTACGCCAGTTCGGTTTACTTTTCTTTTTAGCTGCGGTAGGAACCAGTGCAGGATCAAGCCTTGTTGAAACTTTTAAAAATTATGGTGTAGAGTTATTTGTTTATGGAATAATTATTACTCTTTTACCTATGATCATAACTACCTTTATTGCCCGGAAGTTTTTGAAAATAAATATTTTAAGTTTATTAGGTATTTTAACAGGAAGTATGACCAGTACTCCCGGTCTGGCAGC includes:
- the araA gene encoding L-arabinose isomerase codes for the protein MIDISEKEVWFITGSQHLYGEETLKKVSENSKIIASGLNKSESVPVKTVHKKIVTTPAEITSVCHEINNHKNCIGVILWMHTFSPAKMWINGLNILKKPVCHLHTQFNAEIPWTDIDMDFMNLNQSAHGDREFGFMMSRMRKKRKIIVGHWQDKKVQEKIGIWIRVALGWDELQNLKVARIGDNMREVAVTEGDKVEAQMRFGFAVNGYDTSDVVKHIQNVSDEDLKNLIQAYEESYTLTPFLQKGGEKRASLEEAAKIELGLRSFLDEGGFKAFTDTFENLGALKQLPGIAVQRLMADGYGFGAEGDWKTAALLRASKVMAYGLDKGTSFMEDYTYHFSPDKSYVLGAHMLEICSSIADGKPSCEIHPLGIGGKEDPVRLVFTGSEGPAVNASLVDMGNRFRLIVNEVQAVKPENNLPKLPVARVLWDTKPNLDIAATAWILAGGAHHTVYSQAVTTEYFEDFADMAGIELLVIDENTRIRDFKDQLNANEAYYHLFQHNM
- a CDS encoding aldose epimerase family protein, which translates into the protein MKKIIKLSYLLLALSGTLILVQCKTESKQKDTVTAEAEEAVQNKVTITKSKYGTTPDSTSVFKYTLKNEEGMELDVITYGGIITSWKAPDKNGVYKDVVLGYDSLSQYIKSNPYFGAVIGRYGNRIAKGKLKIGENEYTLATNNGLNHLHGGIKGFDKVVWDAKEIISDSAASLQLSYLSKDMEEGYPGNLKTAVTYTLNNNNELEVLYEAETDKATIVNLTQHTYFNLSADFSKPILDHEIMINADKFLPVDETLIPTGELLTVEGTPFDFRTLKSIGKEIEVDNDQIKKGLGYDHCWVLNDQDKGFRLAATVYHPETGRLLEIFTTEPGIQFYSGNFLDGTLPAKNGGTYAKRTGFCLETQHYPDSPNQTAFPSVILNPGEKYSTKTTFKFSAK
- a CDS encoding sodium:solute symporter; translated protein: MKTLDTLDWIFIGIYFLVLVGIAIWIIRKKQKNTEDYFLAGRNVGWFVVGASIFASNIGSEHVVGLAGAGAGNKLPMLIYEIQAWVVLILGWVFLPFYARSGVFTMPEFLEKRFDARARWILSVFSIIAYVLTKISVTIYAGGVVVSALLGIDFWTGALSTVVLTGLYTVVGGMRAVVYTETLQAIVLVVGAAALTIIGINHVGGWESMKETVTPEYLNMWRSASDPDFPWPTLFITSTIVGVWYWCTDQYIVQRTLTAKNIKEGRRGTIFGALLKLLPVFLFLIPGVIALTLKMRGELEWETPDQAFPVLMSNLLPSGLRGLVAAGLLAALMSSLASVFNSCSTLFTVDIYKKLRPQTPERKLVKTGQIATVIVVIIGIIWIPIMANISGVLYEYLQKVQSYIAPPITAVFLLGIFHKRINAQGAYVTLIAGFVIGAIRIVLELVKGSLNPDGMLYKLGDMNFLTFGAWFFLLCIILIITVSLLTTKPSEEKIANLTFNTISPEEKAKNKNSYNWIDIAISIIVVAIVIGVMIFFNGK
- a CDS encoding helix-turn-helix transcriptional regulator translates to MITRIKELRARENLTQIDLAQKVGVRRETIVFLEKGKYNPSLKLAYDISKVFKMRIEEVFIME
- a CDS encoding abortive infection system antitoxin AbiGi family protein — encoded protein: MKQIEYLYHFTDKICVISSILLDGFKPSYASEKFGDRNILIPMVSFMNVLLRDVGKNEVVDYGSYGIGIRRDYATKININPVCYVYENSIVERTLKNLHDLSIIPQLIKLIKENMLDKVNEEKSILEWIKIKPSPIPEVKNLLDSISKRTEPKLIDALNQFVVQIYENAYHQLLLSKPYKVKNTVGETKIAYNEREWRYGYKDLGYIMETNINGVSDVDFVNWKSKCKPHFSEEKYRLRFSIDQISHIIIKEDSEKKMILELLNQNYGQSTIDKLIKNGKIKIGTLSNLKNQPE
- a CDS encoding aspartate:alanine exchanger family transporter, translating into MELFHTSYFALFLIILIGFIIGRIKIKGISLDVSAVIFVALVFGHFGIIIPKDFQYLGLVLFIFTIGIQSGPGFFESFKKNGRELTVLANILILSSGVITFLIYYFFHIDKNLSVGLLTGSLTSTPGLAAAIDTTGSPLASIGYGIGYPFGVIGVILYVTLLPRFLKIKIKAEEKKYKEEILTNYPEISRKNFIVDNENVINKSLQELNIRFMTKAVISRIMHNGIVVTPDPKTVLQKGDIIRAVGTEEALERVKLLIGHETDKEIQLSDKYDIRSVLVTNKDVVKKTLGELDIINAYNATITRVRRTGINISPSPSFKLQFGDKLIIVSRKENMDEVSRVFGDDNSKLSSTDFFPIALGVILGILVGKLSINIGSFTFGLGLTGGILLVALTLGRTGKTGPVMWTMTGAANQLLRQFGLLFFLAAVGTSAGSSLVETFKNYGVELFVYGIIITLLPMIITTFIARKFLKINILSLLGILTGSMTSTPGLAAIDNMTDTDAASIAYATVYPIAMVLLIIVVQILSLL